The Chryseobacterium nakagawai genome has a segment encoding these proteins:
- a CDS encoding SusC/RagA family TonB-linked outer membrane protein — MNKTIIKAGLLSSLFFCFTELSAQRTDSTKVGRIDEVVVTAYGVKKEKKSLGYSFQDVKGQTLVDAKETNVTNALAGKVAGLQVVKGGFGPASSSKINLRGFSSLKGDNQPLIVVDGVPLSNSAGSKAKQNDGYFNNDFWNPDLDMGNGLADINADDIESISVLKGGAASALYGSRGGNGVILITTKTGKKKGGLGITYSTSLGFETLFMKPDMQKSFGLGLNGVANSANSDNSSSWGPAFEGSNMKRYDNLKNFFKTGINSQHTLSFQENLGEGTSLYTSANYLNDNSQIPNSKFERFNFMAKMNSNFGANKRWTSEVKVQYISTKAKNRPSGGRGDGNYYPNILLMPQNIDIRDYEQGQTQNDIKSRWITPNGINPYWSAYNSLNADKKDRFLLNGYLKYQFNDWLSGDVRVGTDFYALNADARVWTGSSRRNSYATSEEKFYENNYIASLTAKKDNLFGKWGGSLSVYGQMMESRTKAIYFSTQNLIVPNVFSVNNTSDIAGIANNEIDFWKKINSVFASAEINYDGYWFINATARNDWSSTLILENRSYFYPSISTSLVLTEMLNKLNGTNSKVLTFAKLRAAYAVTGNSLNPYELYNTYKLGADPGGHAILGRKKILYDPNLHAEKLKTFEVGADLKFFNRVSLDVSYFRNTATDQLIDLPMNPLSGYEYKKISSGGLSNSGIEIVVNTDIFKKQNFTWNVNANFSKLKSVIDRIDGEVLKYPLAGFDNVGFFAEVGKPYGSIYGTKFLRVEDPNSPQYGKLIVGLNGLPQATAEQYYLGDQTPRALFGITNSFVYKSFGLSLLIDGRIGGKFYSSTQSALQKVGLASDTAPGGRRDNIVLDAVVQQNGGYISNTKEITQQDYWAAVTAGNLGITEQNIYDATNIRLRNIQVSYNFPKSLFQKFALQSAKVSFTANNVWMIYSKAKGIDPESVFAINSNAVGFENLSFPTTRSYLFSITLGF, encoded by the coding sequence ATGAATAAAACAATAATTAAGGCGGGACTTCTCTCATCTTTATTTTTTTGCTTTACTGAATTATCTGCACAGCGAACAGATTCTACTAAAGTTGGAAGAATTGATGAAGTTGTTGTAACGGCCTACGGAGTTAAAAAAGAAAAAAAGAGTTTGGGCTATTCTTTCCAGGATGTAAAAGGCCAGACATTAGTTGATGCCAAAGAGACTAATGTGACCAATGCTTTAGCAGGTAAAGTTGCGGGGCTTCAAGTTGTAAAAGGAGGCTTTGGACCTGCTTCTTCATCCAAGATAAATCTTAGAGGGTTTAGTTCGCTTAAAGGAGATAATCAACCTCTTATTGTAGTGGATGGTGTACCATTGAGTAATAGTGCAGGTTCAAAAGCAAAACAAAATGATGGTTACTTTAATAATGATTTCTGGAATCCGGACTTAGACATGGGAAATGGATTAGCTGATATTAATGCAGATGATATAGAAAGTATCTCAGTTCTTAAAGGAGGAGCAGCTTCTGCTTTATATGGATCCAGAGGGGGAAACGGAGTTATTCTAATTACTACCAAAACAGGGAAGAAGAAAGGAGGTTTAGGAATTACATATTCTACAAGTTTAGGTTTTGAAACTCTTTTTATGAAGCCGGATATGCAGAAGAGTTTTGGTCTAGGACTAAATGGGGTTGCTAATTCAGCAAATAGTGATAATTCTAGTTCTTGGGGTCCCGCTTTTGAAGGATCCAATATGAAGAGATATGATAATCTGAAAAACTTTTTTAAGACGGGAATCAATTCGCAGCACACTTTGAGTTTTCAAGAAAATTTAGGAGAAGGTACCAGCTTATACACCTCAGCGAATTATCTGAACGATAATAGCCAGATCCCTAATTCTAAATTTGAGAGATTTAATTTTATGGCGAAGATGAACTCAAATTTTGGAGCCAATAAAAGATGGACTTCTGAGGTAAAGGTACAATATATAAGTACAAAAGCTAAAAATAGACCTTCAGGAGGAAGAGGAGATGGTAATTATTATCCTAATATTCTTCTCATGCCTCAAAACATTGATATAAGAGATTACGAACAGGGACAAACTCAAAATGATATAAAATCACGCTGGATTACTCCTAATGGGATAAATCCTTATTGGTCTGCTTATAATAGCCTTAATGCTGATAAGAAAGATCGCTTCCTTTTAAATGGATATCTTAAATATCAATTTAACGATTGGTTAAGTGGAGATGTAAGAGTGGGGACAGATTTTTATGCTTTAAATGCGGATGCGAGAGTCTGGACTGGTTCTTCACGCAGAAACTCATATGCAACTAGTGAGGAGAAGTTTTATGAGAATAACTATATAGCAAGTCTTACTGCAAAAAAAGATAACTTATTTGGAAAATGGGGTGGATCACTTTCTGTATATGGACAAATGATGGAGAGCAGAACCAAAGCAATTTATTTCAGTACTCAAAACTTGATTGTTCCTAATGTATTTAGTGTTAATAATACTAGTGATATTGCTGGTATTGCTAATAATGAAATTGATTTCTGGAAGAAGATTAATTCTGTATTTGCTTCTGCTGAGATTAATTATGACGGGTATTGGTTTATTAACGCAACGGCAAGAAATGACTGGTCTTCCACCCTCATTCTTGAAAATAGATCTTATTTCTATCCTTCTATCAGTACTTCTTTAGTTTTAACAGAGATGTTGAATAAATTAAACGGAACAAATTCTAAAGTATTAACTTTTGCTAAGCTTCGTGCTGCTTATGCGGTAACCGGAAATTCTTTAAATCCTTACGAACTGTATAATACTTATAAACTAGGTGCAGATCCAGGTGGTCATGCCATTCTTGGCAGAAAGAAAATTCTTTATGATCCTAATTTACATGCTGAGAAACTTAAAACTTTTGAAGTTGGTGCAGATCTTAAATTCTTTAACAGAGTTTCCTTAGATGTAAGTTATTTCAGGAATACTGCAACAGATCAGTTAATAGATTTACCAATGAATCCACTTTCCGGATATGAGTATAAAAAGATAAGTTCAGGAGGTCTTAGTAATAGCGGAATTGAAATAGTTGTAAATACAGATATTTTTAAAAAGCAGAATTTTACATGGAATGTAAATGCGAATTTTTCTAAACTAAAGAGTGTGATTGACCGGATTGATGGAGAAGTTTTAAAATATCCTTTGGCTGGTTTTGATAATGTAGGCTTTTTTGCAGAAGTAGGTAAGCCCTATGGATCTATTTATGGAACAAAATTTTTAAGAGTAGAGGATCCTAACAGTCCTCAATATGGAAAACTTATTGTTGGGCTGAATGGTTTGCCTCAGGCGACTGCTGAACAATATTATTTAGGTGATCAGACACCGAGGGCTTTGTTTGGAATAACCAATAGCTTTGTATATAAAAGTTTTGGACTTTCATTACTTATTGACGGGAGAATTGGAGGAAAATTCTATTCATCCACTCAATCTGCTTTACAGAAAGTAGGTCTTGCTTCTGATACAGCTCCCGGAGGAAGAAGAGATAATATTGTGCTTGATGCAGTAGTACAACAAAATGGGGGTTATATAAGCAATACAAAAGAGATAACACAACAGGATTATTGGGCCGCTGTAACAGCTGGAAACTTAGGAATTACAGAACAGAACATTTACGATGCAACCAATATCAGGCTAAGAAATATTCAGGTATCATATAATTTTCCTAAAAGTTTATTTCAAAAATTTGCACTTCAGAGTGCTAAGGTTTCTTTCACAGCCAATAATGTATGGATGATCTACAGTAAAGCAAAGGGAATAGATCCTGAGTCTGTATTTGCTATCAATTCTAATGCTGTAGGATTTGAAAATCTTTCATTTCCAACCACAAGATCTTATTTATTCTCAATT